A DNA window from Danio aesculapii chromosome 14, fDanAes4.1, whole genome shotgun sequence contains the following coding sequences:
- the zgc:66433 gene encoding CRACD-like protein isoform X2, with protein sequence MARFYSCFGNKNDCDIMASGSPDVTATNEPSEAAEECSGKKKSKFQTFKNFFVKKKRKESLSPSSESGLKASQSSDDVNASEQSISHVNSDNDPGSKINLGNKAMSHDSVFVSDSPSSETNEGLGTSQDSIHGKVKSLQLQLKQAIRLGSPPALLCGRKAEDAGALSEDDGLPCSPPEYSSLHTVLATPVHTSVDLTQSSLSMEASDSEDDQMSYDASSRPSTPQASVPVDFSLPASSVSCLDSSAARHRIAVKANARAKRKPASRQMLDKRRDLREKLLLRDTEDKLRMVTSIEEHECEDLPGEQVSVSDHESFASEHEDEEMTDSGQFQKTSPTSSISAGDDTEGEERDHVPESEVPQSSWEIPVTLELQADDFLLDTGCEVVPEEQGSLLEEVLSSLKSPLASGLTLEHENISLQSEVEDTNSESIAAQLEEEDIKDLLIPSEPVVTINEQAPPPDSLSESSVDSGEISEETTEEELLEFTGEESVEPSHSQVPEEDKGKQVDKAESAREDEELVESPVAFIVNVKESDVTEDEAELEMQDGGVDGEDVDNRDSGNDGDGGDDEDDKLTKVEPEKSEDSINDVEPQEDELSSPEPENHEASDDERDLVVLNVENVPESDHTDRDDVWRSTQTSDEPEASDSSPVEVLVSPQQESPILQAQFSNSSMSSLEKEEDPKPNKLEESGEPQGMSSEEAEVVVSEQQVLELPVSIAEVRPRFTITPAWQRSLASPESQTEDTNVPAPQITQLIVPILEDRPKPARTQSSPTLPVQKEVVPVEEEKNPENPFGVRLRKTPVLHRYGLDGEASRTSAQTVESAGAQETPDQEQNDRKPVLLKKPELMFDTGMSARKVPETVGRISVGSSESPSWISVARQKQRNFMENSSPENSPEKVPSQVQGEVGRQDSSPSLSAPVVKEQLTQPCSPLQVFCSLELSNTSMVEKESKRISNPSTAPLAQDEPPWLALAKKKAKAWSEMPQIVQ encoded by the exons GGAAAAAGAAGTCCAAATTTCAGACGTTCAAGAATTTTTTCGTGAAGAAAAAGAGGAAGGAAAGTCTGTCTCCGTCGAGTGAGAGTGGATTGAAGGCCAGTCAATCGAGTGATGATGTTAATGCTTCGGAGCAGAGTATCAGCCATGTTAACAGCGATAATGACCCAGG ATCCAAGATCAACTTGGGAAACAAAGCCATGTCACATGACAGTGTCTTCGTCTCTGATTCACCGTCTTCAGAGACTAATGAGGGTCTGGGCACATCACAGGACAGCATTCATGGAAAAGTGAAATCCTTACAG CTGCAGCTGAAGCAGGCCATTCGTCTGGGTTCTCCACCAGCACTGCTCTGTGGGAGGAAAGCAGAGGACGCTGGGGCACTTTCTGAAGATGATGGTCTTCCCTGCAGCCCGCCGGAGTACTCCAGCCTCCACACTGTACTGGCTACACCTGTTCACACG TCTGTGGATTTGACCCAGAGTTCCCTGAGCATGGAGGCATCAGACAGTGAAGATGATCAG ATGTCTTATGACGCGTCTTCGAGACCCTCGACCCCTCAAGCATCTGTCCCAGTGGACTTCAGTCTTCCTGCCAGCTCTGTGTCCTGCTTAGACAGTTCAGCTGCCCGTCACCGCATCGCTGTCAAAGCCAACGCTCGTGCCAAGAGAAAGCCTGCCAGC AGGCAAATGCTGGACAAGAGAAGAGACCTGAGGGAAAAACTACTGCTCAGAGACACAGAGGACAAACTCCGGATGGTTACAAGCATTGAAGAACATGAATGTGAAG ATTTGCCAGGAGAGCAGGTTAGTGTTTCAGACCACGAATCCTTTGCTTCTGAACATGAGGATGAGGAAATGACTGACTCCGGCCAGTTTCAGAAAACCTCTCCAACGTCCTCCATCTCAGCTGGAGACGACACTGAAGGAGAGGAACGTGATCACGTCCCCGAATCCGAGGTCCCACAATCCTCTTGGGAGATTCCTGTAACACTTGAGCTGCAAGCTGATGACTTCCTGTTGGACACAGGATGCGAGGTCGTTCCTGAGGAGCAGGGGTCACTGCTGGAGGAAGTGCTGAGCTCCCTGAAGAGCCCTCTTGCATCAGGACTCACACTGGAGCATGAGAACATCAGTCTTCAGAGTGAG GTGGAAGACACAAATAGCGAGAGCATTGCTGCTCAGCTTGAAGAGGAAGACATCAAAGATCTCCTCATTCCCTCCGAGCCTGTAGTGACCATAAATGAGCAAGCTCCACCACCCGACTCCCtctctgaatcatctgttgattcTGGAGAAATCTCAGAGGAGACCACAGAGGAGGAGCTGCTGGAGTTCACCGGTGAGGAGTCTGTTGAACCAAGTCATTCGCAAGTGCCTGAAGAAGATAAGGGGAAACAAGTAGACAAAGCTGAGAGTGCCAGAGAAGATGAAGAGCTGGTAGAATCGCCAGTCGCTTTTATAGTCAATGTGAAAGAAAGTGATGTTACTGAAGATGAAGCTGAATTGGAAATGCAAGATGGTGGAGTTGATGGAGAGGATGTAGATAATAGAGATAGTGGAAATGATGGAGATGGTGGAGATGATGAAGATGACAAATTGACAAAGGTTGAACCTGAGAAAAGTGAAGACTCTATAAATGATGTTGAACCTCAAGAAGATGAACTAAGTTCTCCAGAGCCTGAAAACCATGAAGCTTCAGATGATGAAAGAGACTTAGTGGTGCTCAATGTGGAGAACGTGCCTGAATCTGATCACACAGATAGAGATGATGTCTGGAGGTCAACACAAACCAGTGATGAGCCTGAAGCCTCTGACTCTTCACCTGTTGAGGTGCTTGTGTCTCCTCAGCAGGAAAGTCCAATTCTCCAGGCTCAGTTTTCCAATTCATCAATGTCTTCTCTAGAGAAGGAAGAGGATCCTAAACCCAACAAGCTGGAAGAGTCTGGTGAGCCTCAGGGAATGTCTTCAGAGGAAGCCGAGGTTGTTGTTTCTGAGCAGCAAGTCCTTGAGTTGCCTGTAAGCATCGCTGAGGTTCGTCCACGGTTCACCATCACTCCTGCATGGCAGAGATCACTGGCTTCACCAGAGTCACAGACTGAAGACACTAATGTTCCAGCTCCACAAATAACGCAACTCATTGTTCCCATCCTTGAAGATCGACCCAAACCTGCCCGCACTCAGAGTTCCCCAACACTGCCAGTGCAGAAAGAAGTTGTTCCTGTGGAAGAAGAGAAGAACCCGGAGAACCCATTTGGAGTGCGCTTGAGAAAGACACCAGTTCTGCACCGTTATGGTTTGGATGGAGAAGCATCTCGCACCAGCGCTCAAACTGTAGAGTCTGCAGGAGCACAGGAGACACCAGATCAAGAGCAGAACGACAGAAAGCCCGTCCTACTGAAAAAACCCGAACTGATGTTTGATACAGGGATGTCAGCAAGGAAAGTGCCAG AGACAGTAGGCAGAATATCTGTTGGTAGTTCAGAGTCTCCCAGCTGGATCTCTGTGGCTCGACAGAAGCAGAGAAACTTCATGGAGAACTCTTCGCCAGAAAACTCTCCAGAGAAAGTACCATCACAGGTTCAG GGGGAAGTTGGAAGACAGGATTCATCGCCCAGTTTATCAGCTCCAGTCGTCAAAGAGCAGCTCACGCAGCCGTGTTCACCTTTACAAG TGTTCTGCTCACTTGAGCTCTCCAACACATCCATGGTGGAGAAGGAAAGTAAGAGGATCAGTAACCCGTCCACTGCACCTCTGGCCCAGGATGAACCGCCCTGGCTGGCCCTCGCTAAGAAGAAAGCCAAAGCATGGAGTGAAATGCCACAGATCGTCCAATAA